One genomic segment of Methanobacterium spitsbergense includes these proteins:
- a CDS encoding cobalamin B12-binding domain-containing protein, with protein MNKDAYLLAKEIVTKQFKSQGEFNNYYGESEFKKYIEDTEYSLSYLFEAIEASSPDLFADYISWERIFLVNLGFPEERLKERLEIMEDVIIKNLPPKKSSVAVKYIEESIDNLAIPSNYASFVNADKPLVKLLEQYLKLLLDGDRHSAGKMIMEAVDNGISVKDIYLHVFQSSLYEIGRLWQENKITVGQEHYFTAATQLIMSQLYPYISMNEKTGKVLVAMSVSRELHEIGVRMVADFFEMDGWNTFYLGANTPKDSIIQTIISKKADLVLISATIGSHIGEVIDLVKSVRGCSECSDPKIIVGGYPFRIDMDLWKKVGADGQAEDAETAVEMGEKLVMENYNEF; from the coding sequence ATGAATAAAGATGCGTATTTACTTGCTAAAGAAATTGTAACCAAACAATTTAAATCTCAGGGAGAATTCAACAATTATTATGGAGAATCTGAATTTAAAAAGTACATTGAAGATACTGAATATAGTCTATCATATCTTTTTGAGGCAATTGAAGCTTCAAGTCCGGATTTATTTGCAGATTACATATCATGGGAAAGAATCTTCCTTGTTAATTTAGGCTTTCCGGAAGAACGTCTAAAAGAGAGATTGGAAATTATGGAAGATGTGATTATTAAAAATTTACCTCCCAAAAAGAGTAGTGTTGCAGTTAAGTATATTGAGGAAAGTATTGATAATTTAGCCATACCCTCAAATTACGCATCCTTTGTGAATGCAGATAAACCACTTGTAAAACTTCTTGAACAGTATTTAAAATTACTACTTGATGGTGATCGCCATTCAGCAGGAAAAATGATTATGGAAGCTGTTGATAATGGAATAAGTGTTAAAGATATTTATCTTCATGTTTTTCAAAGTTCACTCTATGAAATTGGTAGGTTATGGCAGGAGAATAAGATTACAGTAGGTCAAGAACATTACTTTACAGCAGCTACTCAGCTAATAATGTCTCAACTTTATCCCTATATTTCAATGAACGAAAAAACAGGCAAAGTTCTTGTTGCAATGAGTGTTAGTAGAGAACTTCATGAAATTGGTGTGAGGATGGTTGCAGATTTCTTTGAAATGGATGGTTGGAATACATTTTATTTAGGAGCTAACACTCCAAAAGATAGTATAATACAGACCATAATAAGTAAAAAAGCTGATCTGGTCTTGATATCTGCTACCATTGGTTCGCATATTGGTGAGGTAATTGATCTTGTAAAATCTGTTCGTGGGTGTAGCGAATGTAGTGATCCCAAGATAATTGTAGGAGGATATCCTTTTAGAATAGATATGGATCTTTGGAAAAAAGTTGGTGCTGATGGACAGGCAGAAGATGCTGAAACTGCAGTTGAAATGGGTGAAAAACTCGTAATGGAAAATTATAATGAATTTTAA
- the nucS gene encoding endonuclease NucS yields MKFLSEKNPDQQRTFEIINEGLSKKAVIVLMVCCRVIYEGRARSKLASGDRMIIIKSDGSFMIHQDRNLEPVNWQPPKSQCKASLKKGIMYIEGKRRNPPERLEVEIHNTYIASYFNGEDSKDLELTGYEENMRELVFENPEIIEEGFRPSNREYSTPNGFIDVLGKDKNGNLMVIELKSRRAGINAVKQLKKYLDCFSDHKEFVRGILVAPSITGDAEELLEEYKLEYKSLEPPREFGNDKNLTLDFFNQADSKNY; encoded by the coding sequence ATGAAATTTTTATCTGAAAAGAATCCAGATCAACAACGCACATTTGAGATAATAAATGAAGGATTATCCAAGAAAGCAGTGATTGTGTTAATGGTATGTTGTAGAGTTATTTATGAAGGAAGAGCGAGGAGCAAACTAGCTTCTGGGGACAGAATGATTATTATAAAATCAGATGGTTCGTTCATGATCCATCAAGATAGAAACCTTGAACCAGTTAACTGGCAGCCACCAAAATCACAGTGCAAAGCTAGTTTAAAAAAAGGAATTATGTATATTGAAGGAAAGCGACGAAACCCTCCTGAAAGACTTGAAGTTGAAATACACAACACTTACATTGCATCCTACTTTAATGGAGAAGATTCTAAGGACCTAGAGTTAACGGGTTACGAAGAAAATATGAGAGAACTGGTATTTGAAAACCCTGAAATAATAGAAGAAGGTTTCAGACCATCAAATCGAGAATATTCAACACCTAATGGATTTATTGATGTTTTGGGTAAGGACAAAAACGGAAATTTGATGGTTATTGAATTAAAAAGTAGACGTGCAGGTATTAATGCTGTTAAACAACTCAAAAAGTATTTGGACTGTTTTTCTGATCATAAAGAATTTGTTAGAGGTATTCTAGTAGCTCCAAGTATCACTGGGGATGCCGAAGAACTTCTTGAGGAATATAAACTGGAATATAAATCTTTGGAACCGCCTAGGGAATTTGGAAATGATAAAAATTTAACATTAGATTTTTTCAATCAAGCTGATTCAAAAAACTATTAA
- a CDS encoding ABC transporter substrate-binding protein: MKKKLLAAVGMVVLVILLVFGTYNYYTVTQDTIVVGYLPSNHDSALFVADALGMYQKEGLKVQLVPFRAGSEITDAANQNRIDVGYCGITPVTSAIDQNSTVKIVAAVNQEGSGIVVSENNNITNVSQFVDKKFLVPKEGGIQDVLFRYLLMNNNISSSSINITELETPLMQNALAAGKVDGYIAWEPYVSQADFIGNDDVFMYSKDIWPNHPCCVVITTNKFMKQKPDQLRKFLKIHVEATDYVNTHRNETAAILSKKLGTNINVEHEALKHVEFIAIPTPEFDAKIIKLIDVQKELGYVKNNLTLEQVLDLNFLPT, translated from the coding sequence ATGAAAAAAAAATTGTTAGCAGCTGTGGGAATGGTTGTTTTAGTAATATTATTAGTGTTTGGAACATACAACTATTATACTGTTACACAGGATACTATTGTTGTGGGATACCTACCAAGTAACCATGACTCTGCTTTATTTGTTGCGGACGCTTTGGGAATGTATCAAAAGGAGGGTCTTAAGGTTCAATTGGTTCCTTTCAGGGCTGGTTCTGAGATAACAGATGCAGCCAATCAAAACAGGATTGATGTTGGATACTGTGGAATCACTCCTGTAACCAGTGCAATAGATCAAAATTCAACTGTAAAAATTGTTGCAGCTGTAAATCAGGAAGGTAGTGGAATTGTTGTTTCTGAAAATAATAATATAACCAATGTTAGCCAATTTGTTGATAAAAAATTTTTAGTACCCAAGGAGGGAGGAATTCAGGATGTTCTTTTCAGATATCTGCTTATGAACAATAATATAAGTTCATCAAGCATTAACATAACAGAACTTGAAACTCCTCTTATGCAGAATGCACTGGCTGCGGGAAAGGTTGATGGATACATTGCTTGGGAACCATACGTATCTCAAGCCGATTTCATAGGAAATGATGATGTTTTCATGTATTCTAAGGATATTTGGCCGAATCATCCATGTTGTGTTGTTATTACAACAAATAAATTTATGAAACAAAAGCCAGATCAACTTAGAAAATTCCTTAAGATACATGTAGAAGCAACTGATTATGTTAACACCCATAGAAATGAAACAGCAGCAATTTTATCAAAAAAATTAGGTACTAATATTAATGTAGAACATGAAGCATTAAAACATGTTGAATTTATAGCAATACCTACACCTGAATTTGATGCTAAGATAATTAAATTAATTGATGTTCAAAAAGAGTTGGGTTATGTAAAGAATAATTTAACACTTGAACAAGTATTAGATTTGAATTTCTTACCTACATAA
- a CDS encoding MFS transporter produces MYKYIPIKKTNRNLVAFIMSFGVFIWSFSAGIVTIALPTISQYLDVSTSLVSWVVVAHLLVLTSFLLIFGKIGDYVGYKKIFLGGLFLFTIGSYFSGISLDIYQLISSRILQGIGSAMLLSMTPAIISTTFPHITRGKVFGYISLATTVALSLGYGVGGFITEYFGWHWIFFITVPLGIIAMILAYQFLPEMHATEDYQGFDLIGSLLIFLAVIALIISLEMGGRLGWTSPLILSGFLSSIVLIFLFYKWELLYPHPLFNMCLLKQKYLNLSIAAGFMTSFVLTGTIFLLPFYLELIMNYSTDIAGLIILVPTLLIVFVGPLSGRISDRMGSKIPSLVGAICLAIALFVLTVLDPTIGKFGILFVLIALLMRSLSDGMFSPANNKLVMSHSPPGMMGSVSSLLNTAKYLGLVMGVVIFETIFDSTVSHISSNVEGVTSTGAFQFSVPVETLLTGFHQAFLIGAIISVLIIVASLFSKENPLANEYDTKNSKEDIKKELMLEDDFN; encoded by the coding sequence ATGTACAAGTATATACCCATTAAAAAGACAAATAGAAATTTGGTAGCATTCATAATGTCTTTTGGGGTCTTTATATGGTCTTTTAGTGCAGGTATTGTTACTATAGCACTTCCAACAATTTCCCAATATCTCGACGTTAGCACTTCGCTTGTTTCGTGGGTTGTTGTGGCACATCTTCTGGTTTTGACAAGTTTTCTCCTGATATTTGGAAAAATAGGAGATTATGTGGGATATAAGAAGATTTTTTTAGGAGGATTATTCCTATTTACCATTGGATCATACTTTTCTGGAATATCATTGGATATATATCAGTTGATATCTTCAAGAATTCTTCAGGGCATTGGTTCTGCAATGTTACTATCCATGACCCCTGCTATTATATCAACCACATTTCCTCATATTACAAGAGGTAAAGTATTCGGATATATTTCACTTGCAACAACAGTTGCCCTATCATTGGGTTATGGTGTGGGAGGATTTATCACAGAATATTTTGGATGGCACTGGATTTTTTTCATTACGGTACCTTTAGGTATTATTGCAATGATTCTAGCCTATCAATTTTTACCTGAAATGCATGCCACTGAAGATTACCAGGGATTTGACTTAATTGGATCACTTTTAATATTCCTTGCTGTAATCGCTCTTATAATATCACTTGAAATGGGTGGAAGATTGGGTTGGACCTCACCATTAATTTTAAGTGGTTTTTTATCTTCAATAGTTCTTATATTCCTGTTTTATAAATGGGAATTACTCTATCCTCACCCTCTTTTCAATATGTGTCTTCTTAAACAGAAATATCTAAATCTTTCAATAGCAGCGGGGTTCATGACGAGCTTCGTGCTTACTGGTACCATATTTTTATTACCATTTTACCTTGAACTGATAATGAATTACAGTACAGATATTGCAGGTCTCATCATACTTGTACCAACGCTGTTAATTGTATTTGTAGGACCTTTATCTGGTAGGATTTCTGACCGCATGGGTTCTAAAATACCATCTCTTGTTGGTGCTATTTGTCTTGCAATTGCACTTTTCGTTTTAACAGTTTTAGACCCTACAATTGGTAAATTTGGGATATTATTTGTGTTGATAGCACTTCTAATGAGATCCCTTTCTGATGGTATGTTTTCACCAGCCAATAATAAACTTGTTATGAGCCACAGCCCTCCAGGAATGATGGGATCAGTTTCAAGCCTTTTAAACACAGCCAAATATCTTGGACTTGTAATGGGTGTTGTGATCTTCGAAACAATATTTGACAGTACAGTAAGCCATATATCTTCCAATGTTGAGGGTGTTACATCAACTGGTGCTTTCCAGTTTAGTGTACCAGTTGAAACACTTCTCACTGGTTTCCACCAAGCATTCCTAATAGGTGCCATCATAAGTGTTTTGATTATCGTTGCATCATTATTCTCCAAGGAAAACCCTTTAGCCAATGAATATGATACAAAAAATTCAAAAGAAGATATAAAAAAAGAATTAATGTTAGAAGATGATTTTAATTAG
- a CDS encoding VWA domain-containing protein, giving the protein MEKIVKFSRLLRENNIPASLRSTQTAHETMQMFKDNEEILNDALASVYIKNNQQRAKFDKVFRSVFGDGNESDESVGSDGSSKSKTSNNKNLLKGYNYSFKMLDPSKTKIYVSESDITSYRPPLDELNRNMDESELLRKDINHLTTFEPELLDLCQKLGNKIANKRVRRRKQSKNMRPDIRKTLRKNLKYGNTLIEIIKTKPRMKKNRHFFLNDVSGSCDWISNWFFLMVYAAQNSFKKAKTFEFDNKTVETTSALEEPNLLDAFIKVRDIRQKNQMIHGTSNMHSAFESFKEQADLNNKSYVLILSDCRDWAGPKSGKRPLSSDGMEYIVDKSKKVIILNPEPRNKWNVVDSCVSYYEDSGAEFFEVRNLEQLAELISTI; this is encoded by the coding sequence ATGGAAAAGATAGTTAAGTTTTCAAGGCTTCTACGGGAAAATAATATACCTGCCAGTTTAAGAAGCACCCAAACAGCTCATGAAACAATGCAAATGTTCAAAGACAATGAAGAAATTTTGAATGATGCTCTAGCTTCGGTGTATATAAAAAATAATCAGCAGCGTGCTAAATTTGATAAAGTTTTTAGATCGGTATTTGGTGATGGAAATGAAAGTGATGAATCTGTTGGATCAGATGGTTCTTCTAAATCAAAAACATCTAATAATAAAAATCTTTTAAAGGGTTACAACTATTCTTTCAAAATGTTAGACCCTTCTAAAACCAAAATATATGTATCTGAATCTGATATTACAAGTTATAGACCTCCACTTGATGAGTTAAACAGAAATATGGATGAATCTGAACTCCTTAGAAAAGATATTAACCATTTAACAACATTTGAACCTGAACTATTGGATCTTTGCCAGAAACTAGGGAATAAAATTGCAAATAAAAGGGTTAGAAGACGTAAACAATCCAAAAATATGCGTCCAGATATAAGAAAAACACTTAGAAAGAATCTTAAATATGGTAACACTTTGATTGAGATTATCAAAACAAAACCTAGAATGAAAAAAAACAGACACTTCTTTCTTAACGATGTTAGTGGATCCTGCGATTGGATAAGTAACTGGTTTTTCTTAATGGTTTATGCAGCACAAAATTCATTTAAAAAGGCAAAAACTTTCGAATTTGATAATAAAACAGTAGAAACAACATCTGCACTTGAAGAACCAAATCTTTTAGATGCTTTTATTAAGGTTAGGGATATTCGTCAAAAAAATCAGATGATACATGGAACTTCAAACATGCACAGTGCTTTTGAAAGTTTCAAAGAACAGGCTGATCTTAACAATAAATCTTATGTTTTGATTTTAAGTGACTGTCGTGACTGGGCAGGCCCTAAATCCGGTAAAAGACCGTTAAGTTCTGATGGTATGGAGTATATAGTAGATAAGTCCAAAAAAGTGATTATTCTAAATCCTGAGCCGCGAAACAAATGGAATGTTGTTGATAGCTGTGTTTCATATTATGAAGACTCTGGTGCAGAATTCTTTGAGGTAAGAAACCTCGAACAACTTGCAGAGCTTATCTCAACAATATAA